In the genome of Mucilaginibacter defluvii, one region contains:
- a CDS encoding bifunctional oligoribonuclease/PAP phosphatase NrnA — protein sequence MLDIASVARLLEQPRKIVITTHHKPDGDALGSSLGLYNYLIQQGHHAKVVVPSDYPDFLSWMPGNEEVIIYTENVAISDTLIAEAEMIFCLDFNALSRINAMTDSVRASQAVKLMIDHHLEPEDFDDFRYWDINACATAQLVYTFIADALNNKALINKDVATCLYTGIMTDSASFRLPKTTAEVHLIAAELINAGAVNWRIHELVYNSSTENRLRFLGHCLSSKLEVLYEYNTAIVSVTKAELEQYDVQTGDTEGIVNFALSIVNIKLAAFIVERTDGIKLSLRSKGEFPANEICKKYFSGGGHRNAAGGRSDKALDEVVQELKDILPNYKKLLIQ from the coding sequence ATGTTAGATATAGCCTCGGTTGCCCGGCTGTTAGAGCAGCCACGAAAAATAGTAATTACCACGCATCATAAGCCCGATGGCGATGCGCTGGGCTCATCATTAGGCTTGTATAACTATCTGATACAGCAGGGGCATCATGCCAAAGTTGTAGTACCGTCAGACTATCCCGACTTTTTAAGCTGGATGCCGGGCAACGAAGAAGTGATCATTTACACAGAAAATGTTGCTATATCCGATACGCTGATAGCCGAGGCTGAAATGATCTTTTGCCTTGACTTTAATGCACTGTCACGTATCAATGCGATGACAGACAGCGTACGTGCCAGCCAGGCCGTTAAGCTGATGATCGACCATCACCTGGAGCCTGAGGATTTTGATGATTTCCGTTACTGGGATATCAACGCCTGTGCTACCGCGCAACTGGTATACACCTTTATTGCTGACGCACTTAATAATAAGGCTTTGATCAATAAAGATGTGGCTACCTGTTTGTATACGGGTATCATGACGGACTCAGCATCTTTCCGCTTGCCAAAAACTACCGCCGAGGTACACCTGATAGCGGCAGAACTTATTAATGCAGGGGCGGTTAACTGGCGTATTCATGAGTTGGTTTACAATAGCTCTACCGAAAACCGCCTGCGCTTTTTAGGCCATTGCCTGAGCAGCAAACTGGAAGTGCTTTATGAATATAATACGGCCATCGTATCAGTAACCAAAGCAGAGCTGGAGCAATACGATGTGCAAACCGGCGATACCGAAGGAATAGTAAATTTTGCGCTTTCAATTGTCAATATTAAACTTGCAGCATTTATTGTTGAGCGTACTGACGGTATTAAACTGTCGCTGCGCTCAAAAGGCGAGTTTCCGGCTAACGAGATATGTAAAAAGTATTTTAGCGGCGGGGGGCACCGCAACGCGGCCGGCGGAAGATCGGACAAAGCGCTTGACGAGGTTGTACAAGAATTAAAAGATATATTACCCAACTACAAAAAGTTATTAATACAATAA
- a CDS encoding nucleoside-diphosphate kinase, producing METNKTFTMIKPDAVANGHIGAILDKITKSGFKIVALKYTALSAAKAGEFYAIHKERPFYSALVEFMSSGPIVAAILEKDNAVEDFRKLIGATDPSKAEEGTIRQLFAKSIEANAVHGSDSDENAQIEGSFFFSAFEKF from the coding sequence ATGGAAACTAACAAAACATTTACCATGATTAAGCCTGACGCTGTTGCAAACGGGCATATTGGTGCAATATTGGATAAGATCACTAAAAGCGGATTTAAAATTGTAGCGCTTAAATATACCGCTCTATCTGCTGCTAAAGCTGGTGAATTTTACGCGATTCACAAAGAGCGTCCTTTTTACAGCGCCCTGGTTGAATTCATGTCATCAGGTCCGATAGTAGCGGCTATACTGGAAAAAGATAATGCGGTTGAAGACTTTCGTAAACTGATTGGCGCTACTGATCCGTCAAAAGCTGAAGAAGGTACTATCCGCCAGTTATTCGCCAAATCAATTGAGGCCAACGCGGTTCACGGTTCAGACTCTGACGAGAACGCACAGATTGAAGGCAGCTTCTTTTTCTCTGCTTTCGAGAAATTTTAA
- the frr gene encoding ribosome recycling factor, which translates to MSELIKKQVNDAKALMEKAVDHTDSELLKIRAGKANPAMLDDITVDYYGTPTPLSQVGNVNTPDARTIVVQPWEKSLLNAIEKAIKDANLGVNPTNDGVIIRINVPPLTEERRRDLVKKAKGEVESGKIAIRNIRKDANEKIKKLKSEGVSEDEIKTGEAEIQKLTDSYIAKCDVLSEAKEKDIMTV; encoded by the coding sequence ATGAGCGAACTCATTAAAAAGCAGGTTAACGATGCAAAGGCTTTAATGGAAAAAGCCGTTGACCATACAGATAGCGAACTTTTAAAGATCCGTGCTGGCAAGGCAAACCCGGCCATGCTGGATGATATTACCGTTGATTACTATGGCACGCCAACACCGCTGAGCCAGGTAGGTAACGTAAACACGCCTGACGCGCGAACCATTGTGGTACAACCATGGGAGAAATCATTACTAAACGCTATTGAAAAAGCGATTAAGGATGCCAACCTGGGTGTAAACCCGACTAATGATGGTGTAATTATCCGTATCAACGTACCGCCGCTTACTGAAGAGCGCCGTCGTGACCTGGTGAAGAAAGCTAAAGGCGAAGTGGAAAGCGGCAAGATCGCTATCCGTAACATCCGTAAAGATGCTAATGAGAAGATCAAAAAGCTTAAATCTGAAGGTGTATCAGAAGATGAGATCAAAACCGGTGAAGCTGAGATCCAAAAGCTGACCGACAGCTACATAGCTAAATGCGATGTGTTATCAGAAGCTAAAGAAAAAGATATAATGACGGTTTAA
- a CDS encoding FKBP-type peptidyl-prolyl cis-trans isomerase, which yields MKKGFMFFTLAALALASCNGGFKQGPGGLLYNIHTDKEGTTIKEGDFLAVNVIAKNDADSVLSSTYDAGNSTPVLMQKPQSKGDIYAAMQLLSEGDSATIKMNIDSVFPKGQRPPQLKGKYLVYEMKVEKVIPKGKLSDQVFQGRISEYFKKQGEEFKKREPALISKYIAEKDLKVTKTPSGLSYVITKQGSGPQIVEGDTAVVNYTGRLLSGKVFDTSVKDIAEKEKIANPMRKYEPIRVPVGSAGIIKGWADALVLLNKGAKGTFIIPSSSAYGEQGSPNVIPPYSPLAFDIEVVDIVKPKAGVAPQAPAAAPAKK from the coding sequence ATGAAAAAAGGCTTCATGTTTTTTACGCTTGCCGCATTAGCCTTGGCAAGCTGTAACGGTGGATTTAAGCAAGGTCCGGGTGGTTTGCTTTATAATATACATACCGATAAAGAAGGTACTACCATTAAAGAAGGCGACTTTTTAGCCGTTAACGTTATCGCTAAAAACGATGCGGATTCGGTATTGTCATCAACTTACGATGCTGGTAACTCTACACCGGTTTTGATGCAAAAACCACAATCAAAAGGCGACATCTACGCGGCAATGCAATTGTTAAGCGAGGGTGACAGCGCTACAATTAAAATGAATATCGATTCGGTATTCCCAAAAGGTCAGCGTCCGCCGCAGTTAAAAGGTAAATACCTGGTTTACGAAATGAAGGTTGAAAAAGTAATACCAAAAGGTAAACTGAGCGACCAGGTTTTCCAGGGCCGTATTTCTGAGTACTTCAAAAAACAAGGAGAAGAATTTAAAAAACGTGAGCCTGCATTAATCTCTAAATACATTGCCGAGAAAGATCTGAAAGTAACTAAAACCCCTTCAGGCCTTAGCTATGTAATTACTAAACAAGGTAGCGGCCCGCAAATTGTTGAAGGTGATACCGCGGTAGTTAACTACACAGGTCGTTTACTTTCAGGTAAAGTGTTTGATACCAGCGTTAAGGACATCGCCGAGAAAGAAAAAATCGCTAACCCGATGCGTAAATATGAGCCTATCCGTGTTCCGGTTGGTTCGGCAGGCATTATTAAAGGTTGGGCTGATGCATTGGTATTGCTTAACAAAGGCGCCAAAGGTACATTCATCATCCCTTCAAGTTCAGCTTACGGCGAGCAGGGTTCACCAAACGTTATCCCGCCGTACTCACCATTGGCGTTTGATATTGAGGTGGTTGATATTGTGAAACCAAAAGCAGGTGTTGCAC
- the nagA gene encoding N-acetylglucosamine-6-phosphate deacetylase: MITALHNTHLITGGTIVSGKAILIEGKYIKAIIDAGQIPDDVNRIDLNGAYTAPGLIDLQIYGAGTKLFGGLPSVEALAEMEAVLLKQGTTGFFATIATNSDEVVLQGIDAAKQYLPQAKGNFLGLHLEGPYLNPKRKGAHPENFIKKAVLSELKSWVERGEGVIKMMTIAPELQDDAVMDYLSSQNIIISAGHTDATYEQASKFFNDSVAAATHLFNAMPQMHHREPGIIPAIFEKKPFTSIVADGIHVSFPMIALAKRELGDKLFFITDAVTVATEGAYQHQLKGDRYVMPDGTLSGSALTMLKAVENGVTKAGIGLAEAINMASLYPAQLASLTKKGKIEAGCFADLLIFNDSFTVATTVLQGEIVYNTNQ; encoded by the coding sequence ATGATTACTGCCTTACATAACACGCACTTAATAACCGGCGGAACTATTGTTTCCGGCAAGGCTATTTTAATTGAGGGTAAGTACATCAAAGCGATTATCGATGCCGGGCAAATTCCGGATGATGTAAATCGCATCGACCTGAACGGCGCTTATACGGCGCCCGGCCTTATCGACCTGCAAATCTACGGTGCCGGTACCAAGCTGTTCGGCGGACTGCCATCCGTTGAGGCCCTCGCCGAAATGGAAGCGGTTTTGCTCAAACAAGGTACAACTGGCTTTTTCGCTACCATTGCTACTAATAGCGATGAGGTGGTATTGCAGGGCATTGATGCCGCAAAACAATATTTACCACAAGCTAAAGGCAATTTTTTAGGCCTGCATCTGGAAGGGCCGTATCTTAATCCCAAACGCAAAGGAGCCCACCCCGAAAACTTTATAAAAAAAGCTGTACTAAGCGAACTTAAAAGTTGGGTGGAAAGGGGTGAAGGCGTAATCAAGATGATGACCATAGCGCCTGAATTGCAGGATGATGCGGTTATGGATTATCTTTCATCGCAAAATATAATCATTTCTGCAGGACATACGGATGCTACTTACGAGCAGGCCTCGAAATTTTTTAACGACTCTGTTGCAGCGGCAACGCACTTATTCAACGCCATGCCGCAAATGCACCATCGCGAACCGGGCATTATTCCTGCTATTTTTGAGAAAAAGCCATTTACCAGCATTGTAGCTGATGGTATTCATGTGAGTTTTCCGATGATCGCTTTAGCTAAACGTGAACTGGGTGATAAACTGTTTTTTATTACGGATGCAGTTACGGTAGCCACCGAGGGCGCTTATCAGCATCAGCTAAAAGGCGACCGTTATGTAATGCCTGATGGTACACTTTCGGGCTCGGCATTAACCATGCTTAAAGCAGTCGAAAATGGAGTAACCAAAGCCGGTATTGGTCTTGCTGAAGCTATAAATATGGCATCGCTTTACCCGGCGCAATTGGCATCGCTCACAAAAAAAGGTAAAATTGAAGCGGGCTGTTTTGCCGATTTGCTAATTTTTAATGATAGTTTTACCGTTGCAACTACCGTATTGCAGGGCGAGATCGTGTACAACACAAACCAATAA
- the pyrH gene encoding UMP kinase, producing MKYKRILLKLSGESLMGERQYGIDNNRVQQYAQDIKTVFDAGIEVAIVIGGGNIFRGLSAEKSGMERAQADYMGMLATVINCMAMQSALEDLGIETRLQSAIKMEQICEPYIRRRAMTHLHTGKIVIFGAGTGNPYFTTDTAASLRAIEIKADVVMKGTRVDGIYTADPEKDPSATRYDEISFQEVYDKGLNVMDMTAITLCKENKLPIVVFDMNKEGNFMKLAQGEHVGTIVK from the coding sequence ATGAAATACAAAAGGATCTTACTTAAACTCAGCGGTGAATCGCTGATGGGCGAAAGGCAATATGGTATTGATAATAACCGCGTGCAGCAATACGCGCAGGATATTAAAACTGTATTTGATGCCGGTATTGAGGTTGCCATTGTTATTGGCGGCGGCAATATTTTCAGGGGATTAAGCGCCGAAAAATCAGGTATGGAACGTGCCCAGGCCGATTACATGGGTATGCTGGCCACGGTAATTAACTGTATGGCGATGCAAAGCGCGCTTGAAGATCTGGGTATTGAAACCCGCCTGCAATCGGCCATAAAAATGGAACAAATATGCGAGCCTTACATCCGTCGCCGTGCCATGACGCATTTACATACCGGTAAGATCGTGATTTTTGGTGCCGGTACAGGTAACCCTTATTTTACTACCGATACAGCTGCCTCATTACGTGCTATCGAGATCAAGGCTGACGTAGTGATGAAAGGTACCCGTGTAGATGGCATTTATACTGCCGACCCGGAGAAAGATCCATCAGCCACCCGTTACGACGAGATCAGCTTTCAGGAAGTGTATGACAAGGGGCTTAACGTAATGGACATGACTGCAATTACGCTATGTAAAGAGAACAAGTTGCCCATTGTAGTGTTTGATATGAACAAAGAAGGTAACTTTATGAAGCTGGCCCAGGGCGAACACGTGGGTACTATAGTAAAGTAA
- the rpsB gene encoding 30S ribosomal protein S2 yields the protein MARTTYQDLLDAGVHFGHLTRKWDPKMAQYIFMERNGIHIIDLNKTLAKVEEAASAIKQIVKSGRKVLFVATKKQAKDIVAEQAKTVNMPYVTERWLGGMLTNFATVRKSIKKMSNIDKLTKDGTYSILSKKERLMIQRERIKLETLLGGIADLNRLPAALFLIDVKKEHIAVSEALKLNIPTFAMVDTNSDPSNIDFPIPANDDATKSISLITSIIIKAIEEGLDERKREKEDEAEKEAAAAKAKADSPEAAAEGGKRARKVTAEAETETEAPSAEASSTEE from the coding sequence ATGGCAAGAACAACATATCAGGATTTACTGGATGCAGGTGTACACTTTGGTCACCTTACCCGTAAATGGGATCCGAAAATGGCTCAGTACATTTTCATGGAGCGCAACGGTATCCACATTATCGATTTAAATAAAACTTTGGCAAAAGTTGAAGAAGCAGCTTCAGCCATCAAACAAATAGTAAAATCAGGACGTAAAGTTTTATTTGTTGCTACCAAGAAACAAGCTAAAGACATCGTTGCTGAACAAGCTAAAACTGTAAACATGCCTTACGTAACCGAGCGTTGGTTAGGTGGTATGTTAACTAACTTCGCTACCGTACGCAAGTCAATCAAAAAAATGTCGAACATCGACAAACTGACTAAAGATGGTACTTACAGCATCCTTTCTAAAAAAGAGCGTTTGATGATTCAGCGTGAGCGTATCAAACTTGAAACTTTATTAGGTGGTATTGCTGACCTTAACCGCTTACCGGCTGCGTTGTTCCTGATCGACGTTAAGAAAGAGCACATCGCTGTTTCTGAAGCGTTGAAACTGAACATCCCAACCTTCGCGATGGTTGATACTAACTCTGATCCTTCAAACATCGATTTCCCGATCCCGGCGAATGATGATGCTACAAAATCAATCTCTTTGATCACTTCAATCATCATCAAAGCTATTGAAGAAGGTTTAGACGAGCGCAAACGCGAGAAAGAAGACGAAGCTGAAAAAGAAGCAGCTGCTGCTAAAGCAAAAGCTGATAGCCCTGAGGCTGCTGCCGAAGGTGGCAAAAGAGCACGTAAAGTAACAGCTGAGGCTGAAACTGAAACCGAAGCTCCATCTGCCGAAGCTTCTTCAACTGAAGAATAA
- the tsf gene encoding translation elongation factor Ts encodes MSTVQISAADVNRLRQQTGAGMMDCKKALTETNGDFEAAIDYLRKKGAKVAASRQDRESNEGVVIARASADGKKGVVIELNCETDFVAKNAEFIAFANAIANAAVEKTPASIDELYKLEIDTETSRISIGEAITDKTGKIGEKIGVSKYEIVEGEKVIGYIHGNFRLGVLVALSANAEGAEEAGKDVAMQIAAMNPVAIDKDGVDATTIERELAIAKEQIRAEGKPEEMVEKIAAGKLNKFYKDSTLLNQEFVKDPSKNISQFLATVEKGLTVTAFKRVALGA; translated from the coding sequence ATGTCTACAGTACAAATATCTGCCGCCGACGTAAACAGACTGCGCCAGCAAACCGGTGCCGGTATGATGGATTGCAAAAAAGCTTTAACTGAAACCAATGGTGACTTTGAAGCAGCAATTGACTATTTAAGAAAAAAAGGTGCTAAAGTAGCAGCAAGCCGTCAGGACCGCGAGTCAAACGAAGGTGTTGTTATTGCACGTGCCTCTGCCGATGGCAAAAAAGGTGTTGTAATTGAGCTTAACTGCGAAACTGATTTCGTAGCTAAAAACGCTGAGTTCATCGCTTTTGCTAACGCTATCGCTAACGCCGCTGTTGAAAAAACTCCGGCTTCAATTGATGAGTTGTACAAACTTGAAATTGATACCGAAACTTCACGTATCTCTATCGGCGAAGCCATTACCGACAAAACCGGTAAAATTGGCGAGAAGATAGGTGTATCAAAATACGAGATTGTTGAAGGTGAGAAAGTAATTGGTTACATCCACGGTAACTTCCGTTTAGGTGTATTGGTTGCTTTAAGCGCTAACGCCGAAGGTGCTGAAGAAGCAGGTAAAGACGTAGCGATGCAAATTGCTGCCATGAACCCGGTTGCTATTGATAAAGATGGTGTTGACGCTACAACTATTGAGCGTGAACTGGCTATCGCTAAAGAGCAAATTCGTGCCGAAGGTAAACCGGAAGAAATGGTTGAAAAAATTGCAGCCGGTAAACTTAACAAGTTTTATAAGGACTCAACCCTGTTAAACCAGGAGTTTGTTAAGGACCCATCAAAAAATATTTCACAGTTCCTGGCAACTGTTGAAAAAGGCCTTACCGTAACCGCCTTTAAGCGAGTTGCTTTAGGAGCTTAA
- a CDS encoding ABC transporter ATP-binding protein has protein sequence MKLLLSYLTKHKWVVALALAMAAINIGFSLLDPYITGRIVDEVIEKRDHLEYSQYLNNVIRLICYAIGVAMVSRIAKNFQDYFTSIIVQKTGAQMYADGLKHSLQLPYQVFEDQRSGETLGILQKVRTDSEKFITSFISILFVSIVGMVFVIVYSAAVNYRVTLVYFAAIPVIALVSTLMSRRIKKVQKDIVTETTALAGSTTESLRNIELVKSLGLANQEIERLNKTTYKILDLELKKVKFVRSMSFVQGTTVNLVRSAMVVVLLMLIFRHTISPGQYFSFLFYSFFLFNPLQELGNVILSWREAQVSLGNFSRILSTPIDVKPDKPVLLEKVKTLSFEDVSFKHLTANRNALNHISFETNTGETIAFVGPSGSGKTTLVKLLVGLYPPIEGDILYNGVPSKAIDLDQLRERIGFVTQDTQLFSGTIRENLQFVRPGATDAECMNVLHRAACQGLLARADKGLDTVIGEGGVKVSGGEKQRLSIARALLRNPDILVFDEATSALDSLTEEEITETIRDVSVKNDHITILIAHRLSTIMHADRIYVLEKGNIVESGKHLDLLLQKGLYYAMWRQQIGEKDVIDA, from the coding sequence ATGAAATTGCTTTTATCTTATTTAACAAAACATAAATGGGTGGTAGCGCTTGCCCTGGCAATGGCTGCTATCAATATCGGCTTCTCCCTGCTCGACCCTTATATTACCGGTCGTATTGTTGACGAGGTGATTGAAAAACGTGATCATCTGGAGTACAGCCAGTACCTCAATAACGTGATACGCTTAATTTGCTATGCCATTGGCGTAGCCATGGTATCGCGTATAGCTAAAAACTTTCAGGATTATTTTACCAGCATTATTGTGCAAAAAACCGGCGCGCAAATGTATGCCGATGGCTTAAAACATTCGCTGCAGTTGCCTTACCAGGTGTTTGAGGACCAGCGCAGCGGCGAAACACTTGGCATATTGCAAAAAGTACGTACCGATAGCGAGAAATTCATCACCTCGTTCATCAGTATTTTGTTTGTAAGCATAGTTGGTATGGTGTTCGTTATTGTATATTCGGCGGCGGTAAACTACCGGGTAACGCTGGTGTATTTTGCCGCAATACCGGTTATCGCGTTGGTTAGTACGCTGATGAGCCGCCGTATAAAAAAGGTGCAAAAGGATATTGTTACGGAAACCACCGCGCTGGCCGGCTCAACAACTGAATCATTACGTAACATCGAACTGGTAAAAAGTCTTGGCCTGGCTAATCAGGAGATTGAGCGCTTAAATAAAACCACTTACAAAATACTCGACCTGGAACTGAAAAAAGTAAAGTTTGTGCGCAGCATGAGCTTTGTGCAGGGCACTACCGTTAACCTGGTGCGCAGCGCTATGGTGGTGGTTTTACTGATGCTGATATTCAGGCATACCATATCGCCGGGGCAGTATTTCAGCTTTTTGTTCTACTCATTCTTCCTGTTCAACCCTTTGCAGGAATTGGGTAATGTTATCCTGTCATGGCGCGAGGCACAGGTATCCCTGGGTAATTTTAGCCGGATACTGTCAACTCCCATTGATGTTAAGCCCGATAAACCGGTACTGCTTGAAAAGGTTAAGACGCTCTCGTTTGAAGATGTTAGCTTTAAGCATCTAACGGCTAATCGCAATGCGCTGAACCATATAAGTTTTGAAACAAATACCGGCGAAACCATTGCTTTTGTTGGTCCGTCCGGATCAGGTAAAACCACACTGGTTAAATTGCTGGTAGGTTTATATCCGCCTATTGAAGGAGATATTTTATATAATGGCGTACCAAGCAAGGCCATTGATCTGGATCAGCTGCGCGAACGTATAGGTTTTGTTACGCAGGACACGCAATTGTTTTCCGGCACTATTCGTGAGAATTTGCAATTCGTTCGTCCGGGCGCTACTGATGCCGAGTGTATGAATGTACTGCATCGTGCAGCCTGCCAGGGCTTACTGGCCCGTGCCGACAAAGGTTTGGATACGGTAATAGGTGAGGGTGGGGTAAAGGTATCTGGTGGTGAAAAACAACGCCTTTCTATAGCCCGTGCCTTATTGCGTAACCCCGATATCCTGGTATTTGACGAGGCAACCTCGGCTTTAGATTCGCTGACCGAGGAAGAGATCACCGAAACCATTCGCGACGTGTCTGTCAAGAATGATCACATCACCATACTGATCGCCCACCGCCTGTCAACCATTATGCATGCCGATAGGATTTATGTATTGGAGAAAGGTAATATCGTGGAATCAGGCAAGCACCTCGATCTGTTGCTACAAAAAGGCTTGTACTATGCTATGTGGAGGCAGCAGATAGGTGAGAAGGATGTAATTGACGCTTAA